Proteins co-encoded in one Solea senegalensis isolate Sse05_10M linkage group LG8, IFAPA_SoseM_1, whole genome shotgun sequence genomic window:
- the rabgef1l gene encoding RAB guanine nucleotide exchange factor (GEF) 1, like, whose amino-acid sequence MMSQRRGIHLDQSELLCKKGCGFYGNNAWHGFCSKCWREENQREKQKQIQEDWALAERLQREEEEAYASRNQKAQSQPTITPFNKFEERKTKEKSSKVHTVTKFFIPSTKTPPRKDAASLDTQSSPSPSSSASRHSSVDSDHATREFIDFLKPLKSGREIFKQCRAFTETMVYKRDMAADELSECVQDFYQNLSDRLQTQFKGSSDHVESIMDEVEKYMMTRLYKEVFCPETTDDENKDLAIQKRIRDLHWVTIEMLCVPVDEEIPEVSDSVVKAITDVIEMDSKRVPKDKLACITRCSKHIFNAIKVSKKEAASADDFLPTLIYIVLKANPPRLHSNIQYITRFCNPSRLMTGEDGYYFTNLCCAVAFIEKLDGQSLNLSTEEFDLYMSGKASPHWPQTSGASSSSPGGTAFNQVHKRLDLLTGLGERQERVIEKARQLESDLIDWTDEVEQKVQSVLESFSPEAQNPAATAASGTTSAASSAIDSDNVENELLPPPLQPQVFAG is encoded by the exons ATGATGAGCCAGCGGCGTGGTATCCATCTGGACCAATCGGAGCTGCTTTGCAAGAAAGGATGTGGTTTTTATGGCAACAATGCCTGGCACGGCTTTTGTTCTAAGTGCTGGCGAGAGGAGAATCAGcgagaaaagcaaaaacagattCAAGAAGACTGGGCACTTGCAGAAAG GcttcagagagaggaggaggaagcataTGCAAGCAGAAATCAGAAGGCCCAGTCTCAGCCAACAATCACTCCCTTCAATAAgtttgaggaaagaaaaacaaaagaaaagtccaGCAaagttcacacagtcacaaagtTTTTTATTCCTTCCACAAAAACACCACCAAGAAAAG ATGCTGCTTCCTTAGATACACAGTCCAGCCCGAGCCCGAGCTCCTCTGCAAGTCGACATTCCTCTGTGGACAGCGATCACGCAACCCGAGAGTTCATTGATTTTCTCAAGCCTCTGAAGTCTGGCAGGGAGATCTTCAAACAGTGCCGGGCCTTCACGGAGACCATGGTCTACAAGCGA GACATGGCCGCTGATGAGCTGTCGGAGTGTGTGCAAGACTTCTATCAGAACCTCTCAGATCGTCTCCAGACCCAGTTCAAAG GTTCCTCAGATCATGTAGAGAGTATTATGGATGAAGTAGAGAAATACATGATGACCCGTCTTTATAAGGAAGTGTTCTGTCCTGAGACCACAGATGATGAGAACAAAGACCTGGCCATTCAGAAGAGAATCAG agacTTGCACTGGGTCACTATTGAGATGCTGTGTGTTCCTGTAGATGAGGAGATCCCAGAGGTTTCTGACAGTGTCGTCAAAGCCATCACAG ATGTAATTGAAATGGATTCAAAGCGTGTGCCCAAGGACAAACTGGCTTGCATCACTCGTTGCAGCAAGCACATCTTCAACGCCATCAAAGTCAGCAAGAAAGAGGCTGCGTCTGCTGACGACTTCCTCCCCACACTCATCTACATCGTGTTGAAAGCAAACCCTCCACGACTACACTCCAACATTCAGTACATCACCCGCTTCTGCAACCCCAGCAGACTCATGACGGGAGAGGATGGTTACTACTTCACTAATTTG TGTTGTGCAGTGGCCTTCATTGAGAAGCTGGATGGTCAGTCCCTGAACCTGAGCACTGAGGAGTTTGATCTCTACATGTCGGGCAAAGCGTCCCCTCACTGGCCACAAACAAGTGGagcttcttcctcctccccggGTGGCACTGCTTTCAATCAGGTCCACAAACGGCTGGACCTGCTCACAGGGCTCGGGGAAAGGCAAGAGCGAGTCATAGAGAAGGCTCGACAACTTGAGAGCGACCTGATTGACTGGACAGATGAGGTAGAGCAGAAGGTGCAGAGTGTTCTGGAAAGCTTTTCACCAGAGGCACAAAACCCTGCTGCAACCGCGGCTAGTGGGACGACGTCTGCGGCCTCGTCAGCTATTGACTCTGATAATGTGGAGAACGAGCTCCTGCCTCCACCACTGCAACCACAAGTGTTTGCTGGTTGA